Sequence from the Alosa sapidissima isolate fAloSap1 chromosome 21, fAloSap1.pri, whole genome shotgun sequence genome:
ATTTAggtgagctacaccaggcgcgtaactgaagcgttccgttcgcgacgcgtaaaatctattttagatgaatggtctatttttttcgaacgtacgccccactgtcacgtctggtgtagctacttccattgattataatggaagctaattgttgcagcagacgcaacgcgaacggaacgcttcagttacgcgcctagtgtagctcagccctaagTCTTTTTGTAAAACCCCTCTCCTTTTCTAAAATAAGATGTCCATGATGCTGGGACTATAGAACCCTTGGTAGGCTACATAAAGTACTTagtgcatttcattggctctgtacctgtactctgctaaattacaataaagttgaatctaatctattcTAATCTAAAGACAATAAAGATGATCAAAAGAGGACGATCCAAGTTATTGACATGGTATACAGGCCAAACAATGAAATGGTGAGAAATACTTGCTTTATTGTCATTGGCATATGAAAGTGTAGTCTGACCATAAAAAAACATCTTAAGCTCTAAAGCTCTTCTTAGAACCTTAACTGCTGCAGTTTTGAAGCATTAAAGTTTCTACAAAAATCTCTACAAAAAGTGGGTTTTTGGTATAACCTTCAAGTTTTCTAAATGAAACTTTTAAAACTTCACAATCCTATTACACAAGGGTACACTATACAAATTCAAAGGCCTTTTATTCAAAGTGgtataataaaaaagaaacataaaTTCTTTTGGTCAGACATGGTAATTCATGGTTTTCATGTTGGCATAAACACATATAAGGCCTAGATTTATGGACTGTATACCATGATTTACAAACACTACTAATCAGTCACACACCGCTGAAGATGCTCTCAGTTGTGTAGCTTGCTCATGCAAGCTCAAACATCAgcaatacacatacatgcaaaacaaaacagacctGTCTTAAGTTATACATGGAGAAAAGCCAGAGTTAAAATCACTCATAAACATAAAATGAAATTAAACAATGAAATGTTAATGTCACAAACAGCAGACAATTTCACAAACAATATACCTACACTGAAAGAATGACATCAAGCAGCATCTTGACATCACACAAGACAGAAAAAATACAGTGTCACTTAGACGACAGGCTGTTAAAGGGGAAACTGTtatgaacacacaaacaattgtgagtgagtcagtgtatAAAGAGCCTATCACATTGCACGCAGTATgcgctatgaaatgcattattgTCAATGGCTTGCGCGCGCAAGAGCTGGCCTGCCGGCGCGCTGTAAGTCATAGGTATTTTGCCCTGAGCCCGGcggcaagcacaacaaaaatctttgAGACGTTACCacaaccaagagcaacctagtGGCGAGCGCAGCACATATCGTGTACAATGTGATAGGCCCTTATGTGTACACGTATCTGAGTGTAACTGGAGAAGATACAGAAGGGGAAAAGACTGTGAGTAAAATGAGATTTATTTGTATAAGAAATCACAGAACCACTATGATCTACCAGGACTGTGGCAACATCCATTTTATACAACTTAACTGTTACGCATTAAAttttatgttgatattgttttGCATTCATTATGAGAATACAATCCAGTAGAATAGAACGTATGTCAACATGCTCTGTGTAAGTACAGTAGATCGATGTTcctgttttgtgtctgtgttttgctGTGCTTGTATGAGTCTTTATATGTAAGCGTGTGTGGGTCACAGGTCTTCCCCAGGTTGGTACTGGGGCTCAGTGGCAGTGAAGTAGTCTTCTAGGAATCCCTGCAGGTACTCGAAGGTGTGCCTCTCGTCCGCGTCCTTCTTCCAGCACTGCAGCATCAGCTCGTGGAGGGAGGCGGGGCAGCCAGGGGGGGAGGGCATCCTGTAACCACGCTCCACCTGCTCCAGCACCTCCCTATTAttcatgcctacacacacacacacagagagacacacacagagacacagagagacacacacagagacacacatacacacacagagacacagagacacacacacacacacacacacagagacacagagacacagagacacagagacacacacacacacagagacacacacacagagacacagagacacacacacacacacacacacatacacacacagagacacagagacacagacacacacacacacacacacacagagacacagagacacagagacacacacacacacacacacacatacacacacagagacacagagacacacacacacacacacacagagacacagagacacacacacacacacacacacacagagacacacacacacacagagacacacacacacacatacacacacagagacacacacacacacacacacagagacacacacacacacacagagagacacacacacacacacagagacacagagacacacacacacacacagagacacacacacacacacacacacacacacacacacacacacacacacacatacacacacacacacacagagagacacacatacacacacagagacacagagacacacacacacacacacacacagagacacacacacacacacagagagacacacatacacacacagagacacagagacacacacacacacacacacacagagacacagagacacacacacacacacacacacacacacacacagagacacacacacacacagagagacacacacacacacagagacacacacacacacacacacacacacacacacacacacacacacacacacacacacacacacacatacacacacacacacacacacacacacacacagagacacacacacacacacacacacagagacacacacacagagacacacacacacacacacacacagagacacacacacacacacacacacacacacacagagacacagagacacacacacacacacacacagagacacacacacacacacagacacacacacacacacacacacacacacacacacacacacacagagacacacacacacacacacacagagagagacacacacacacacacacacagagacacacacacacacacacacacacacagagacacacacacacacagagagacacacacacacacacagagacacacacacacacagacacacacacacacacacacacacacacacacacacacacatacaaacagagagagagagagagagagagagagagagagacacacccacacacacacacacacacacacacacacacacacacacatacaaacagagagagagagagagagagagagagagagagagagagagagacacacccacacacacacacacacacacacacacacacacacacacacacacacatacacagagagagagagacagagagagagagagagagacacacacacacacacacacacacacacacacacagagaaagacacacacacaaaagcaggtATGCATTCAGGTATGCAAAAGGGACGCAAGTACACACATCCAAACAGACATAATATACATCCTACATTGTTGAGGTACGGGTGTTTATTctatttaaacaaacaaaaaaacacagcacAAATCACTATCACACAATATTAACACAATATTAACACTATCAACTATCACTTCAATATTGATTAGAACTGTTTTCTGACTGTAGTATATCTGTATGGAATTAAGCATTTAAAACCAAATGTAGAAACAATTTCCCTAATGTCATGTGTTATTTTAAAAGCAATTAAAGGCCTGATTAAAGGCCCTTTgaataaacatatacacacctgGGTATGGCACACGGCCCTTGGTGATGAGCTCAGTGAGCAAGATGCCAAAAGACCAGACATCGGATTTGATGGTAAATTTCCCAAAGAGAGCCGCCTCTGGTGCTGTCCACTTGATGGGGAATTTTGCTCCTGCATCACAGTGCCATAGTCTTACTTGGGCTCTTACAACCAACCACATGACCACTAACTCCATTAACAGGGAAGCCAATGACTACAATCATTTGCCATCCAAATTAGGCTTTGAAAGTCCAGTACTAACCTAAGCCACTGGAGTACACAAAATGGAGTTCTAATAGAACTGGAAGAAGTTGCCATTCCAAAGGTTGCCATTAAGTGTGTTCTACATTCTGTCGGCACATTATTGTGAGTTTCTGAACTTTACAGTTCACATCATCATGAACCTATTAAATGTATGGACTTGtgcttgtacttttacttgtttTGCTTTATTTTCCATGTGCATCAATATAAAGTGAGAACCAAATATATATCTTACCCTGTCTGGCTGTGTACTCATTGTCCTCAATGAGTCGTGCCAGTCCAAAATCTGCAATTTTACACACTAGGTTGTCTCCAACCAGGATGTTGGCCGCACGCAAGTCTCTATGGATATAGTTCATCCTCTCAATATACGCCATGCCTGCTGCAATctgaacacaaaaacacacactcattacaaCTTCAATATTACAGTTGTTCAGTCAATTTCAATGTCTTTGCTAAAACAGATTCTCAAAATACCTGCAAACTTCTACaagtttttttaaataaaaagagCAAACAAGTTTTTGCACTTTGtttcatgatttattttgtgaaaGAATTTCATTCAGATACGAGACATGTTGTGTTGGTGGTAACTAACTAAGGCTATACCTGTGCTGCCATGTCTACCAGCTGAGGAAGTTTCAGATTTCGGCCCTCTCCATCTTTCAGGAAATCAAGCAAACTCCCTAAAAgcaccacacaaacaaactgcaAGTTCACAACTGTGAATCACTTATTTAATAGAAGTGTACGTGTACACGTCTGCTTGCATTGCCATCTATGTGTGATGAATTTacaatgtatgtgtgagtgagtgtcacatAAGTAAATACACAGTGAGTTTACCTTGACTCATAAATTCAGTGATGATGTAGATGGGCTCCTCAGAGACCACAGCATAGAGCTGCACCAGCTTATCATGGCGGAGCCTCTTCATGATCTGAGCCTCGTCCAGGAAGGCCTCAGGGGACATGGTGCCCGGCTTCAGTGTCTTTACAGCCACTTTCGTCGTGCCATTCCACATACCTATCACAAACGcatgcggcacacacacacagacacacacacacacaagtacacgcACATAccgatacacaaacacacataagcacacatataaatacacacaaatatgacAACAGGAAAAGGATGTTTTAAAAAGAATAGTTAGAAAAATACTTGTTAAACACTTGTATCATATGGCTAGCAACTAAGTAAGAGTTATCATGATATATGATGAGAGtgatatgattatttgtgttaGTGAGATATTGGAGATATGAGATTAGAGTTCTTATATGCATGCCATGCAAACAGGGCAACATCTTTAAAATGTTTCTCACATGCTCATGCAAAAATAAGGGGGGGAAATCAGCAATCAAAATTATGCAAATTTGTGCAGAAAAAACTCAGAGACTGGGAAATACCTCAAGGAATGATGAGAGAATTATGCTGACAAAAATGCTGGaaatagcaataaaaatatCTCCGAATTATTATCCCCTAACAGGCTCACAATACTATTAACTAACACATCTGTAGATAATTAACACTGACGCAAGCGGCCGTaacaatagaaaaaaaaaaactatgactGAGATATTTAGTGTAGCTAATGAACTAGATACAGCTGTAAATGCTGGGCATGAGCTTCAGCTGAGTGCAGGTGGAGATGGCGAGGCCTGAATTTCTCACCCATCCAAACATCACCAAAGCATCCCGCGCCCAATTTGCGA
This genomic interval carries:
- the yrk gene encoding tyrosine-protein kinase Fgr isoform X3 — translated: MGCAYCKQRKEKVVDPSPCDPSSGGVGPKPHYSPDPIQNKGAELIPNFNNFPMGSTQPISPGTGFPNSMCPQRGTAITGGGVTLFIALYDYEARTEDDLSFLKGEKFHIINNTEGDWWEARSLDTGNSGYIPSNYVAPVDSIQAEEWYFGKMGRKDAERQLLSANNPRGTFLIRESETTKGAYSLSIRDWDDGKGDHVKHYKIRKLDNGGYYITTRTQFDTVQQLVEHYTGMWNGTTKVAVKTLKPGTMSPEAFLDEAQIMKRLRHDKLVQLYAVVSEEPIYIITEFMSQGSLLDFLKDGEGRNLKLPQLVDMAAQIAAGMAYIERMNYIHRDLRAANILVGDNLVCKIADFGLARLIEDNEYTARQGAKFPIKWTAPEAALFGKFTIKSDVWSFGILLTELITKGRVPYPGMNNREVLEQVERGYRMPSPPGCPASLHELMLQCWKKDADERHTFEYLQGFLEDYFTATEPQYQPGEDL